A region of Vitis vinifera cultivar Pinot Noir 40024 chromosome 15, ASM3070453v1 DNA encodes the following proteins:
- the LOC100243575 gene encoding uncharacterized protein LOC100243575 produces the protein MEQKQSGCTGGAEAVLNLQPNSSISITYHPHFGPHDDLILLEIDDKLLPDVLHQRVTLRGQPNEDAVLCTQSKTYSIKFVGNSNSVFLIPPVDQSALHEHPQYSDEKDDDQRVVASVIKVAPGNMELVEVAPRLDKLKLLLLENPFTSEEVSEKEELEGMEEQKTNLFKWNDLIDRVQASDDELRSGLRALSAVEIDGYWRIVDEKYMGTILNMLLHNSVLNDWSLDALGEDEVVGVLESDGFPRTLGLHCLQVYGSKVDEGVGSCVWKLDERRLCIHFAREILKDGKRKMESFMEEWIQKIPDGMQASFDMLEGEVLTEKFGVETWVRAFSVSSLPSNPAARFSMLFQERPKWEWKDLQPYIRDLTVPGLSSEGLLLKYTRKTQPNSDAEPVFSAR, from the exons ATGGAACAAAAACAGTCGGGTTGCACAGGAGGAGCAGAAGCAGTTTTAAATCTTCAGCCAAACTCTTCAATCTCTATCACGTATCATCCTCATTTTGGTCCTCATGATGATCTGATCCTCCTTGAAATTGATGACAAGCTTCTTCCAGATGTCCTCCACCAGAG gGTAACTTTAAGAGGACAACCCAATGAAGATGCTGTTCTTTGTACTCAATCAAAGACTTATTCTATCAAATTTGTTGGAAACTCCAATTCTGTGTTCCTTATACCCCCAGTAGATCAGTCAGCATTGCATGAACATCCACAATATTCTGATGAGAAAGATGATGACCAGCGGGTTGTTGCATCTGTCATTAAAGTGGCTCCTGGTAACATGGAGCTTGTTGAGGTTGCTCCCAGGCTGGACAAGCTTAAATTGCTTCTCTTGGAGAATCCTTTTACATCTGAGGAGGTCTCAGAGAAAGAGGAATTGGAAGGGATGGAGGAACAGaaaacaaatttgtttaaaTGGAATGATCTTATAGATAGGGTTCAAGCCAGTGATGATGAATTGAGGTCTGGATTACGGGCTCTTTCAGCAGTAGAGATTGATGGGTATTGGAGAATTGTGGATGAGAAGTACATGGGTACTATTCTGAATATGCTTCTGCACAACTCAGTGTTGAATGATTGGTCAttagatgcacttggtgaagaTGAAGTTGTGGGTGTTCTGGAATCAGATGGTTTTCCTCGCACACTAGGGTTACATTGTTTGCAAGTTTATGGTAGCAAGGTGGATGAGGGTGTTGGCAGTTGTGTATGGAAGTTGGATGAGAGGCGCTTATGCATTCATTTTGCTAGAGAAATCTTGAAGGATGGGAAGAGGAAGATGGAAAGTTTCATGGAGGAGTGGATTCAAAAGATTCCAGATGGGATGCAGGCAAGTTTTGACATGTTGGAAGGTGAAGTTTTGACAGAAAAGTTTGGGGTTGAGACATGGGTTCGTGCCTTTAGTGTTTCTTCCCTGCCCTCTAACCCAGCTGCACGTTTCTCCATGCTTTTTCAAGAGCGGCCAAAATGGGAGTGGAAGGATCTACAGCCCTATATAAG GGATTTGACTGTACCGGGTCTTTCTTCAGAAGGCTTGCTTCTGAAATACACACGAAAAACACAACCAAACTCAGATGCAGAGCCTGTATTTAGTGCCAGATAG